The Nostoc sp. 'Lobaria pulmonaria (5183) cyanobiont' DNA window ATCCAAGCTGCACTACAACAACAGGCTACAGAATTAGGACTAGAAGACAACGTTAAATTTTTAGGTTTTCTCCCTGATGAGCAATTGCCCATAGCTTACCAAGCTGCTGAATTGACTATTATGCCTAGTCAATCTTTTGAAGGATTTGGATTAGTAATAATCGAGTCTTTAGCCTGTGGTACTCCTGTTTTATGTACCCCAGTTGGGGGTATGCCAGAAATTTTATCAGAATTTGCACCCGATTTAATTACTACTACAACAGAAGCCTCAGCGATTGCTGAAAAATTAGAACAAGTGCTTTTGGGAAATATCCCCATACCTTCACGATCGGCCTGTCGCCAGTACGCCACCACACACTACGATTGGAATCAAATTGCCCAACAAGTACGCAATATTTTATTAGCTTAAACAAGTAAGTTTAATAAATGCTAGGGGCATTACATGGGTCAAATTAGATAAAAATAAGTTTAATGAGAATTCTTTTCTTAGATCAAAGCGGTAAACCGGGCGGTGCAGAATTATGTTTAATAGATATTGCTAAACCTTATGGCGATCGCGCTTTAGTAGGTTTATTTGCAGATGGGCCATTTAAACATTTATTACAGCAAAATCATATCCCAGTAGAAGTTTTCACAACTCAAGCCATCCAAGTTCGCAAAGAAAGCAGTTTGCTACAAGGATTCAAGAGTTTCGGACAACTTGTACCTTTGATTAGTAAGGTAGTTAAAAAAGCACGTGAATACGATTTAATCTATGCCAATACTCAAAAAGCCTTAGTTGTCGGAGCATTGGCAAGTTTTTTCAGTCGTCGCCCTTTAGTTTATCATTTGCATGATATTCTTTCCAAAGAACATTTTAGCCAAACTAATCTTCGCATTGCTATTAACTTGGCTAATCGTTTTGCATCATTAGTAATTGCGAATTCTCAAGCTAGCCAGACAGCCTTTGTGCAAGCAGGAGGACGCTCAGATATCATCGAAGTTGTTTATAACGGCTTTAATCCAAAAATTTATCAAACTGATGAATCTGACATTAATAAACTACAACAACAGTTAGGATTGCAAGGAAAATTTGTTGTCGGACACTTTAGCCGTCTTGCACCTTGGAAAGGGCAGCATATTTTAATTGATGCCCTTGCTAAGTGTCCGCCAGAGGTGATAGCAATTTTAGTGGGTGATGCACTATTTGGCGAACAAGATTATGTCCAAAAGTTACACCAACAAGTTAGTGAACTGGGGCTAGAAAACCGTGTCAAATTTTTAGGATTTCGTTCTGATATTCCCCAGTTAATGGCAGCTTGTGACTTGGTGGCACATACCTCTACTTCACCAGAACCCTTTGGTAGA harbors:
- a CDS encoding glycosyltransferase family 4 protein, giving the protein MRILFLDQSGKPGGAELCLIDIAKPYGDRALVGLFADGPFKHLLQQNHIPVEVFTTQAIQVRKESSLLQGFKSFGQLVPLISKVVKKAREYDLIYANTQKALVVGALASFFSRRPLVYHLHDILSKEHFSQTNLRIAINLANRFASLVIANSQASQTAFVQAGGRSDIIEVVYNGFNPKIYQTDESDINKLQQQLGLQGKFVVGHFSRLAPWKGQHILIDALAKCPPEVIAILVGDALFGEQDYVQKLHQQVSELGLENRVKFLGFRSDIPQLMAACDLVAHTSTSPEPFGRVIVEAMLCEKPVVAAKAGGVMELVEHGLNGFLVTPGEPQELAEVISTCLQETEITATIANNARTTASGRFDVAIINQQIAQLLSHRL